Proteins co-encoded in one Grus americana isolate bGruAme1 chromosome 12, bGruAme1.mat, whole genome shotgun sequence genomic window:
- the LOC129211978 gene encoding thymosin beta-15A homolog translates to MCDKPDLSEVEKFDKKKLKKTNTEEKNTLPSKETIEQEKECVKSS, encoded by the exons ATGTGTGACAAGCCAGACCTCTCGGAGGTGGAGAAATTCGACaagaagaagctgaagaaaaccaaCACGGAGGAGAAGAACACGCTGCCCTCCAAGGAGA CTATTGAGCAGGAGAAGGAATGTGTGAAGTCTTCCTAG
- the RAB9B gene encoding ras-related protein Rab-9B, producing the protein MSGKSLLLKVILLGDGGVGKSSLMNRYVTNKFDSQAFHTIGVEFLNRDLEVDGRFVTLQIWDTAGQERFKSLRTPFYRGADCCLLTFSVDDRQSFENLSSWQKEFVYYADVKDPEHFPFVVLGNKIDKLERQVSTEEAQAWCMENGNYPYLETSAKDDTNVAVAFEEAVRQVLAVEEQLEHCMLGHTIDLHSSSKSGSSCC; encoded by the coding sequence ATGAGTGGGAAGTCCTTGCTCTTGAAGGTCATTCTCCTTGGGGATGGTGGAGTTGGGAAAAGTTCCCTCATGAACCGGTATGTCACCAACAAGTTTGACTCGCAGGCTTTCCACACGATTGGTGTGGAGTTTTTAAACCGGGACCTGGAGGTGGATGGACGTTTTGTGACCCTCCAGATTTGGGACACGGCGGGACAGGAGAGATTCAAGAGCCTGCGAACCCCCTTTTACAGGGGAGCAGACTGCTGCCTGCTGACCTTCAGTGTAGATGACCGGCAGAGCTTTGAGAACCTCAGTAGCTGGCAAAAGGAGTTTGTCTATTATGCTGATGTGAAAGACCCTGAACACTTCCCATTTGTAGTCCTGGGCAACAAGATAGACAAACTTGAGAGACAAGTGAGCACGGAGGAGGCCCAGGCCTGGTGCATGGAAAACGGTAACTATCCATACCTGGAGACTAGTGCCAAGGATGACACCAATGTGGCAGTGGCCTTTGAGGAGGCTGTGCGACAGGTACTGGCAGTGGAGGAGCAGCTAGAGCACTGCATGCTGGGCCACACCATTGACCTGCACTCTAGCTCCAAATCAGGGTCTTCCTGTTGTTAA
- the PLP1 gene encoding myelin proteolipid protein isoform X1, with amino-acid sequence MGLLECCARCLIGAPFASLVATGLCFFGVALFCGCGHEALTGTEQLIETYFSKNYQDYEYLIDVIHAFQYVIYGTASFFFLYGALLLAEGFYTTGAVRQIFGDYKTTICGKGLSATVTGGPKGRGARGPQRAHSLQRVCQCLGKWLGHPDKFVGITYVLTIIWLLVFACSAVPVYIYFNTWTTCQSIANPSKTSASIGTLCADARMYGVLPWNAFPGKVCGSNLLSICKTSEFQMTFHLFIAAFVGAAATLVSLLTFMIAATYNFAVLKLMGRGTKF; translated from the exons ATGG GTCTGCTCGAGTGCTGTGCCAGATGTCTCATCGGGGCACCCTTTGCTTCGCTGGTTGCCACTGGCTTGTGCTTCTTTGGGGTAGCACTGTTTTGTGGTTGTGGGCATGAAGCCCTCACAGGCACTGAGCAGCTCATTGAGACCTACTTCTCCAAAAACTACCAGGACTATGAGTATCTCATCGATGT TATCCACGCTTTTCAGTACGTCATCTATGGCACagcctccttcttcttcctgtATGGAGCCCTGCTGCTGGCCGAAGGCTTCTACACGACTGGTGCTGTCCGGCAAATCTTTGGGGACTACAAGACCACCATCTGCGGCAAGGGCCTCAGCGCAACGGTAACTGGGGGCCCGAAAGGGAGGGGAGCGCGAGGCCCCCAGCGAGCTCACTCATTGCAGCGGGTGTGTCAGTGTTTGGGAAAGTGGCTAGGACATCCTGACAAG TTTGTGGGCATTACCTATGTCCTGACCATCATCTGGCTCCTGGTCTTCGCCTGCTCTGCGGTGCCCGTCTACATCTACTTTAACACTTGGACCACCTGCCAGTCCATTGCCAACCCCAGCAAGACCTCAGCCAGCATCGGCACCCTGTGTGCGGATGCCAGGATGTACG GTGTCCTGCCCTGGAACGCTTTCCCTGGCAAGGTGTGTGGCTCCAACCTGCTCTCCATCTGCAAAACCAGTGAG TTCCAGATGACTTTCCACCTCTTCATTGCAGCCTTTGTGGGGGCGGCTGCCACGCTGGTCTCACTG CTCACCTTCATGATCGCCGCCACCTACAACTTTGCTGTCCTCAAGCTGATGGGCCGAGGCACCAAGTTCTAG
- the PLP1 gene encoding myelin proteolipid protein isoform X2, whose amino-acid sequence MGLLECCARCLIGAPFASLVATGLCFFGVALFCGCGHEALTGTEQLIETYFSKNYQDYEYLIDVIHAFQYVIYGTASFFFLYGALLLAEGFYTTGAVRQIFGDYKTTICGKGLSATFVGITYVLTIIWLLVFACSAVPVYIYFNTWTTCQSIANPSKTSASIGTLCADARMYGVLPWNAFPGKVCGSNLLSICKTSEFQMTFHLFIAAFVGAAATLVSLLTFMIAATYNFAVLKLMGRGTKF is encoded by the exons ATGG GTCTGCTCGAGTGCTGTGCCAGATGTCTCATCGGGGCACCCTTTGCTTCGCTGGTTGCCACTGGCTTGTGCTTCTTTGGGGTAGCACTGTTTTGTGGTTGTGGGCATGAAGCCCTCACAGGCACTGAGCAGCTCATTGAGACCTACTTCTCCAAAAACTACCAGGACTATGAGTATCTCATCGATGT TATCCACGCTTTTCAGTACGTCATCTATGGCACagcctccttcttcttcctgtATGGAGCCCTGCTGCTGGCCGAAGGCTTCTACACGACTGGTGCTGTCCGGCAAATCTTTGGGGACTACAAGACCACCATCTGCGGCAAGGGCCTCAGCGCAACG TTTGTGGGCATTACCTATGTCCTGACCATCATCTGGCTCCTGGTCTTCGCCTGCTCTGCGGTGCCCGTCTACATCTACTTTAACACTTGGACCACCTGCCAGTCCATTGCCAACCCCAGCAAGACCTCAGCCAGCATCGGCACCCTGTGTGCGGATGCCAGGATGTACG GTGTCCTGCCCTGGAACGCTTTCCCTGGCAAGGTGTGTGGCTCCAACCTGCTCTCCATCTGCAAAACCAGTGAG TTCCAGATGACTTTCCACCTCTTCATTGCAGCCTTTGTGGGGGCGGCTGCCACGCTGGTCTCACTG CTCACCTTCATGATCGCCGCCACCTACAACTTTGCTGTCCTCAAGCTGATGGGCCGAGGCACCAAGTTCTAG